DNA from Candidatus Hydrogenedentota bacterium:
TCGTGCCATCGGCCACGGTATACACAAGGCAGGGGGTACCGTCGAGATCGCGAAACGCGAACGGATCACCCGAGTACGTTTGTCCCTTGTGCACATCGACGATCATGCCAAGCTGCTGCCACTGGTTTTCGCCAGGATTTTTGCGAAAACCGAAGATATGTGAATAAGATCCGCCGCGCCCTCCTCCGTATTGCTCATCGACGGAATAGTAGGCAGTGAACTGAAAGAGGGTTCCGTCGGCGTCCGAGACGATCGAAGAGTTGTTCTGCGGCGCGCACTGGGGGTCGAACTTCTGCTGGTTGCCAATCGCGATGACCTCCGGCGCTTTCCACGGGATACGAGACACGGGGCCTGCCGTGCGGCTTTCCCTGAATGGATTGCGCATCTCGGCCAGGGGATGACGGCCCTGAAGCTGGAGACCTGCCGTGAGGCCGCTGACAAGTGGTGCCGTGGAGACGATTTCTACGCGCACCTCATCGCCTTCCTTCAGCGAGACGGGCGAAATTGCCATGCGAAATTCCTGGCCTACGTCCAGTGGAGGAATGTAGGGGCCATCGCCGCGCGTATGCTTAACAAGCGGAAATGGGAAGGCGGGTATTTGAACACGCTCAGGGAGCAATTCCCCGCGCACGCGCAATGCGGCGACCACCGGCTCCTCGCGGGGTCCGACGCAGTTTGTCAATCGGATGAAGAAACCAGAAACGGTATCGCCACCCTTCGCGGTGTATGTGCAAACGGTCGCGCCGGGTTTGACTTCGGCTGCGCTCAGCGATCCGGAAGGCTCGGCAGCGGAGGCTACCGCCACAAGCAGGAGCGCGGCTGCGATCGCAGTCGCATGCTTAGTTACCATTGCCTCCTCCAGCGTCAGCGAACAGCACTCACGCGTCGCCCAGCTTAACGCCTGCTTCTTCACCGGACTCGAAGTAATTCTCCTTGGGCAAATGCCGGAACCACAGGAAGTACATGCCGGTCAGACCGATTAGGAATAGGACCGCTGTGGGCAAGAAAGAGCTCCAGGCTCCAATGACAGCCTGCATAGGCAGGATGAACATGGTCACCTGCCACAGCAACGCAAAGGGCACGCAAAGGATATCGCGGCGATGCTCGAGGCGAAGCGCCTCTTGCTCCGCGGCGGGTAGTTGCTTGCGGAACGGTCCCCAAAGGCCGAAGGGGCGCGTGATGCGATAGAAGCGGCCGACTACTTCGGGATCTTCGGGCTTCGTCAGGTAGGTGCCAACAATTGCGCCGGCGAAACCGATCGAGGCGAGGAAAATGAATTGCCACACTTCGGTCAACTGTGGGTACATCACTCGTTGAATGATTGCCGCAGTCATACCGACAAAGGTGCCCACCGCGAATCCACCGCCGTTGAACCGCCACCACAACAGGCGCAGGAAGCTTGGGACAAGAAGACCACCGCCCAATCCCATGATGATCCATCCCCAAACGTCGTTGATGCTCTTGACCCAGTAGGCAAACACGAATGAAACGGAGACGAGAGCGACGACGGTTGCCCAGCTCACGTAGATGAGCTCGCGGGTCTTCGCTTTGGGATGGATGTACTTTTGGAAGATGTCGCGCGTGACGAAACCGGTGGCGGCATTGACGGTAGCGTTAAAAGTGGACATCGCCGCCGCAAGCAGCACGATCAGCAGAAGCCCGCGCAAACCGGCGGGGATGTTGTACAGCAATACGGCAGGCAGGATGCGTTCGGGATCGACGCCACCTTCGAAACCGATCAGCATCAGTTTCTTGTTCCAGACGTCAGCGCCCAATAGTTGCTGCAACCCCGAAATCAGGGCCTGGGGGTATTGCTCGGGATGGTTGGCGATGGCCGATAGCGCGGTCGCCCATTGGGCCTTGTCCAGATCGGGCAACTGCTGTTTGATGAGGTCGGCGGTTTGCAGCATCACGCCATGATCCGGAAAGAGATCGCGAACGAGAAAGATGCCCATTGCGGCAAAGCCCATCATCATGGGCCAACGGATGGTCATCAAGAAGATCCAGAAGGCGGAAAGGAGGCCGCATTCACGGTCGTTGCGGGCGCCGAAGTAGCGAGGGTCGCCGCCGGAGTCAGGCCCCGCAAAGGTCGTCTTCAGCAGGTAAAAGAACGCGAACATGATCAGGGCTTCGTAGGGTTCGTAGCCTGCGGGCATGGTTGTGCGCCATTGCGGCGCGGTAGTCATCCACTGTGCATTGCCGGTGATTTGCGCGGCGAGCGCCCCAAAGTCTTCTACGCCTGCAATCTGCGTAACCGCCATGACAGAGATGATAATCGCGCCGACAAGGATAATGAGAGACTGGAAGAGGTCGGTGAAGACCACGCCGTAGAAGCCGGAGATCATCGTGTAGACGGTAGTAATCGCAATCATGATGACGGTACACCAGAACGGCGAGAACGGGAAGAACATACTCAGGAACAGCCCAGCACCCTTAATTAGGTAGGCGAGCATCCCAATTGTTATGACGACACGCGCCAGCGCCATTACGGCCTGCGCGAAGCGGCCGCCGAACCCATCGCCAAACCGGAAAATCATCCACTCGGCCGCCGTGAGGCATTTCGAGCGCCGGTGCCATTTCCCGCTCCACAGCATCATGAATACAAGTCCGAGGACGGCTCCGCCTCTGAATTCGATGAAAAGTCCGCGGGGTCCGAGCATGAAGAGAAACGACGTGATGACCATAGTTCCGGTCATGTCGAGGAAATAGGCCATGCCCGAGACGCCCAGAGCCCACCACGGCAGACGGCGTCCGCCGATGAGGTAGTCCTCGAGACTTTTCGAAGCCATGCGCTCAAGCGCAAGGCCCAGAATCACCAATGCCAGGAAATAGACAACGATTACGGCATAGTCAATGCTGTTTAGCGACCACATGAAGAACTCCCCCTTCTCAGTAATCGAGGGCCAATCGTAGCACGGACCTCACGGAGGGATCACGCTTCGATTTGGCCGGCGAAACGGGGAGACGGACGTTCAGAGGATGGAAATACGATGGAGGACGATATCGCCGGGCGGCGGGATTCCCCACATCATATCGTCCAGTTGCGGCTCAATTTCGACTCCGCCGTCGTCGATCTGGTTGGGTCCTACACTGTAGACCACGAATCCGTTCTCCGCAGGCCGAAGCTTCATCGGCATTCCGCTGTAAGGGTCAATGGGCGCGGATGCGCAGTAGGAGGGCGTCAATTCCTCGATGGACGCGGGGAGCAAGCTGCGGTCGCGACGGAAGCGCTCGACCGCAAGGAGGCACTGAAAGAGTCTTGATCGAACGCTCCACCGGAGCAGTGTCCCTACTTGTTGCTTTGTGGTGTAGGCAGTCATATTGGCCAACTTGCTCGCTTCACTACCGGCCATCAATGAACTGGCTTCGCGCTGAAGGGCATCCAGTCGGTGTCCGATGGTGCTGGGGTCGCTATGGAGATTCTCCGCCAGTTCCCGCGAAGACCGAAGATAGGAGGCTAGGCCGATCTTCGTGATGCCGAGCAGATCGCGGATGTGAGCACCCGCGGTACCGGCCGTAAGCCACTCCGAAAGACTCTCGCCGTTCCTTTGCCAGCTTGAAGCGTCGAACCAGCTTGGTCGGTGCGCGAAGTAATGCAGGCTCTGACACCGGCTGCCCATCTCGGAGATTTGGAGGATGGGATGTCCATCCTTTTCAGTCAACGCGCGCGAGAGCGACTCGAATTGCGCCTGCGAGAATTCGCCCG
Protein-coding regions in this window:
- a CDS encoding sodium:solute symporter codes for the protein MWSLNSIDYAVIVVYFLALVILGLALERMASKSLEDYLIGGRRLPWWALGVSGMAYFLDMTGTMVITSFLFMLGPRGLFIEFRGGAVLGLVFMMLWSGKWHRRSKCLTAAEWMIFRFGDGFGGRFAQAVMALARVVITIGMLAYLIKGAGLFLSMFFPFSPFWCTVIMIAITTVYTMISGFYGVVFTDLFQSLIILVGAIIISVMAVTQIAGVEDFGALAAQITGNAQWMTTAPQWRTTMPAGYEPYEALIMFAFFYLLKTTFAGPDSGGDPRYFGARNDRECGLLSAFWIFLMTIRWPMMMGFAAMGIFLVRDLFPDHGVMLQTADLIKQQLPDLDKAQWATALSAIANHPEQYPQALISGLQQLLGADVWNKKLMLIGFEGGVDPERILPAVLLYNIPAGLRGLLLIVLLAAAMSTFNATVNAATGFVTRDIFQKYIHPKAKTRELIYVSWATVVALVSVSFVFAYWVKSINDVWGWIIMGLGGGLLVPSFLRLLWWRFNGGGFAVGTFVGMTAAIIQRVMYPQLTEVWQFIFLASIGFAGAIVGTYLTKPEDPEVVGRFYRITRPFGLWGPFRKQLPAAEQEALRLEHRRDILCVPFALLWQVTMFILPMQAVIGAWSSFLPTAVLFLIGLTGMYFLWFRHLPKENYFESGEEAGVKLGDA